The sequence below is a genomic window from Candidatus Dependentiae bacterium.
TCGAGAAACGACGGTTGCAATATCTTGAGCATCAACAGCGTCTTTTGCAAATCGTCCCGTCATTGTGGAGAGTTCTGCTTCTGTTTGTTCTAGTTGCTTGGAAAGTTCTGTTAATTCGCCATATTTAATACGAGATGCTTTGTTGTAATCACCTTCACGTTCAGCTTGCGCATATGCGGTTTTTGCTTTGTCGATCTGCTCTTTGAGTTTGTGCATTTTTTCTATCGGAGCGCGTTCTTTTTTCCACTGAGAAGTGAGTTCTTCGTGTTTTTGTTTTATCAAAAGCAATTCTTTTTCGGTGTTTTCTTTTTGTTTTATTGATGTTGCATCTTTTTCTTTAGAAAGGGCCACCATTTCGATTTCGTGTTGACGAATTTTTCGTTCAAGAAAATCAATTTCTTCTGGCTTGGATTCAAGTGACATTTTGACTAATGATGCGGCTTCATCGATTAGATCGATAGCTTTGTCTGGCAAAAAGCGATCAGGAATCATGCGTGCAGAAAGTTGTACAGCTTGAACAAGCGCATTGTCTTTGATTTTTATTCCATGATGTAGTTCATATTTTTCTTTAAGTCCGCGCAAGATCGAAAGAGCATCTTCGGGAGATGGTTCTTCAACGCTTACTTTCTGAAAGCGTCGTTCAAGGGCTGCATCTTGTTCAATAAATTTTTTGTATTCAGCGGTTGTGGTAGCTCCAATGCAGTGAAGTTCTCCCCTTGCAAGCGCAGGTTTGAGTAAATTGGATGCATCCATTCCTCCGCCAGAAGATCCTGCACCCACAAGCATGTGCAGTTCATCGATAAAAAGTATTTTTCCATCGCCATCGCTCGCTACTTCTTTGAGTAATCCTTTGAGTCTTTCTTCAAACTCTCCTTGATATTTTGCGCCGGCGATTAAAAGGCCAAGGTCGAGAGAGAAAACTTCTTTATTTTTAAGGCTTTCTGGAACATCGTTGCTGATTATTCGTTGTGCAATACCTTCAACGATCGCTGTTTTTCCTACTCCTGGGTCTCCAACAAGGACGGGATTGTTTTTTGTTCTTCGTGACAAAATCTGCAGAACTCTGCGGATTTCTTCTTCTCTGCCGATTACTGGATCGAGTTTATTTTCTCGCGCTCGAGATGTTAGGTTTATACAGAATTTAGAAAGTGCTGTTTGTTGGGAATCTTGTTTATTTGCGGTCATTATCGCCTCACTGGTTTAGTTTGAGATTTGTAGATAATCTACATTAGTGTTATAAGATTTTTGTCTTTTGTAAAGAGGCATGAAGATTGTAGATCTTGCGAATAAGATGGGTTTGCGATTTTGTTTTAGGGGCAAAAAAGATTGTTATTAAACGATTATCTTGAGTACCTCTTGCATTATTTGTATCTATTTAGTCAGTCTTTATGTGCGATTTAAAAGAGTTATAAAGGATTTGTCATGCAAGGTAAAATTTATTGTGTCCTGCTGATTTGTTTTGGCCTTTCTTCGGCGGCATATCGTTCTGCTCGTATTGATGCAGATGATTTTGCTGATGGGACCGTCGCTGCAGAATTACGGGTGATAGAAGATGCGTTGCTTGCACGGCAACAGAATTTTGCGCTCAAGTCTGTGCGAAATCTTATTAAAAAGGTTGGAAATACGCGTCTTCCATCATCTTCTGGATCTGCAGATGCTGAATCCGACCCAGAGGAAAGCGAACCGCTTCCTCCTGCAAGAACGGGGGGTTCTACTTCCTCACCGACGCCTCCACCAGCAGCTCCATCGTCAACGCCTCCTCCTCCTCCTAATCGC
It includes:
- a CDS encoding AAA family ATPase; amino-acid sequence: MTANKQDSQQTALSKFCINLTSRARENKLDPVIGREEEIRRVLQILSRRTKNNPVLVGDPGVGKTAIVEGIAQRIISNDVPESLKNKEVFSLDLGLLIAGAKYQGEFEERLKGLLKEVASDGDGKILFIDELHMLVGAGSSGGGMDASNLLKPALARGELHCIGATTTAEYKKFIEQDAALERRFQKVSVEEPSPEDALSILRGLKEKYELHHGIKIKDNALVQAVQLSARMIPDRFLPDKAIDLIDEAASLVKMSLESKPEEIDFLERKIRQHEIEMVALSKEKDATSIKQKENTEKELLLIKQKHEELTSQWKKERAPIEKMHKLKEQIDKAKTAYAQAEREGDYNKASRIKYGELTELSKQLEQTEAELSTMTGRFAKDAVDAQDIATVVSRWTKIPVQKLTESEGQKLLNMETVLHDRVIGQDDAISKVCNTIRIHRSGLADPKKPVGTFLFLGPTGVGKTEVARTLADYLFNDEHKLIRIDMSEFMEKHAVARLIGAPPGYIGYEQGGQLTEAVRKNPYSIILFDEIEKAHPDVFNIFLQIFDEGRLTDSQGRTVSFKNCIIIMTSNIGSDKILSAHGGINVELRQQLDALLHAHFRPELLNRIDEIVYFTALSNTNIERIFDTQLKSLLERLAEKQITLSVSPEAKTMICDLGYIPEFGARPLKRAIQEYIVQPLSKELLSNPEKHSFSCTKNGDLVVIKPIE